One segment of Nothobranchius furzeri strain GRZ-AD chromosome 13, NfurGRZ-RIMD1, whole genome shotgun sequence DNA contains the following:
- the dhx40 gene encoding probable ATP-dependent RNA helicase DHX40: protein MSETSRKPKYSDSKHLPIYRYKAKLIQAVEESTFLVVTGETGSGKTTQLPQYLYEAGFSRNGKIGVTQPRRVAAITVAQRVAQEMDCTLGKEVGYQVRFDDCTCQDTVVKYMTDGCLLREVLADPGLSQYSVIILDEVHERSLNTDILLGLLKNNFSNPSKATKGRSFPLKVVVMSATLETDKLSAFLSCCPVFAIPGRVFPVECTFGSAVKPKDVESTAYVKEVVKVALDVHTSELAGDILVFLTGQSEIERACDLLFEKAESIDYRYDVLDQTVEGLLILPLYGSMPTDQQRRIFQPPPPGIRKCVVATNIAATSLTINGIKYIVDSGFVKQLNHNSRVGMDVLEVVPISKSEAEQRAGRAGRTSSGKCFRIYTKEFWEKCMPEYTVPEIQRTSLTAVILTLKCLGIHDVIRFPYLDRPEERFILEALKQLYQFDAIDRRGRVTKLGELMVEFPLHPGLTRALLKAASVGCEELLLPVAAMLSVENIFIRPGDPDNQKEADKKHRALAAKTGGMNDFATLLSVFQSCKSSDRPSSWCKDNWIHWRALKSAFSVETQLREILLRLQQRKDFPVETFDGNKSELFRRCLCAGYFTNVARSSVGKVFCTMDGHGSMVHIHPSSSLFEQEVDLNWVIFHDVLVTSRIYIRTVCPIRYEWVKDLLPKLHEVDVYELSSVAREEVTDEEMMKWETREAAKRQQEVSTVDVVKKLERRNDETSVSDARARYLQRKQQRQQNKAL from the exons ATGTCCGAAACGAGTCGAAAACCCAAGTACAGCGATTCTAAACATCTGCCGATCTACCGGTATAAAGCCAAACTGATTCAGGCTGTTGAAGAAAGCACTTTCCTCGTGGTCACCGGGGAGACCGGAAGTGGGAAAACAACGCAACTTCCACAGTACCTGTATGAGGCAG gTTTTTCTAGAAATGGTAAAATAGGAGTCACCCAGCCCCGCCGGGTGGCTGCCATCACGGTGGCCCAGAGGGTAGCCCAGGAGATGGACTGCACTCTGGGAAAGGAGGTTGGATATCAAGTGCGCTTTGATGACTGCACGTGCCAG GACACGGTGGTGAAGTACATGACTGATGGCTGTCTGCTCCGAGAAGTCCTGGCAGATCCTGGACTCTCTCAGTACAGCGTTATAATACTGGACGAGGTTCATGAACGCAGCCTCAACACA GATATTCTTCTTGGCTTGTTGAAGAACAATTTCTCCAACCCTTCAAAGGCCACCAAGGGCCGATCCTTCCCCCTCAAAGTGGTGGTGATGTCTGCCACCTTAGAAACGGACAAACTTTCAGCTTTCCTCAGCTGCTGTCCCGTCTTTGCCATCCCTGGGAGGGTGTTTCCTGTAGAGTGCACATTTGGATCAGCTGTCAAACCCAAAGATGTAGAAAGCACTGCTTATGTCAAAGAG GTGGTTAAAGTGGCTCTGGATGTGCACACCAGTGAGCTGGCTGGGGATATTCTTGTATTTTTGACAG GCCAGTCAGAGATCGAGCGTGCCTGTGACCTGTTGTTTGAGAAAGCGGAGAGTATCGACTATCGCTATGATGTGCTCGACCAAACGGTGGAGGGCCTTCTCATTTTACCCCTTTATGGATCTATGCCCACTG ATCAACAGAGacggatttttcagcctcccccTCCAGGCATAAGAAAGTGTGTCGTAGCCACAAACATTGCAGCAACATCTTTAACCATCAATGGGATAAA GTATATCGTCGACAGTGGTTTTGTGAAGCAGCTCAACCATAACTCACGGGTGGGCATGGACGTGCTGGAGGTTGTACCAATCTCAAA GAGTGAAGCCGAGCAGAGGGCGGGCCGAGCAGGAAGAACCTCCTCTGGCAAGTGTTTCCGAATTTATACCAAGGAATTCTGGGAAAAGTGCATGCCTGAGTATACAGTACCAGAGATCCAGAGGACGAGTCTGACTGCAGTGATCCTCACTCTCAAGTGTCTCGGCATTCACGATGTTATCAG GTTTCCTTATCTGGACCGTCCAGAGGAGAGGTTTATTCTAGAGGCGCTGAAACAGCTCTACCAGTTTGATGCCATAGACAG gagaggcagagtGACTAAACTCGGGGAGCTGATGGTGGAGTTCCCTTTACACCCGGGTCTCACCAGGGCTTTGCTCAAAGCTGCTTCGGTTGGGTGTGAGGAGCTGCTGCTTCCTGTGGCGGCCATGCTGTCTGTGGAGAACATCTTCATTAGGCCGG GTGATCCTGACAACCAGAAGGAGGCAGATAAGAAGCACAGAGCTCTGGCAGCAAAGACCGGTGGGATGAATGACTTTGCGACACTCCTCAGTGTGTTTCAGTCCTGCAAATCCAG TGACCGACCATCATCATGGTGTAAGGATAACTGGATCCACTGGAGGGCGCTAAAGTCTGCTTTCAGTGTGGAGACTCAGCTTAGAGAGATCCTCCTCCGCCTCCAGCAG AGGAAAGATTTCCCTGTTGAAACATTTGACGGCAATAAAAGCGAGCTCTTCAGACGATGCCTGTGTGCCGGATACTTCACCAATGTTGCCAGAAG TTCTGTCGGAAAGGTGTTTTGCACAATGGATGGCCATGGATCTATGGTTCACATTCATCCATCATCATCT CTGTTTGAGCAGGAAGTAGATCTGAACTGGGTCATCTTCCACGATGTGCTGGTGACCTCGCGGATCTACATCAGGACAGTGTGTCCAATTCGATATGAGTGGGTAAAGGATTTATTACCAAAACTCCATGAAGTGGATGTTTACGAGCTGAGTAGTGTGGCAAGAGAAGAAGTCACTGATGAGGAGATGATGAAATGGGAGACCAGAGAGGCTGCCAAAAGACAACAAG AAGTGTCTACTGTCGACGTTGTGAAGAAACTGGAGAGGCGAAACGATGAGACCTCTGTGAGCGATGCTCGAGCTCGCTACCTGCAGCGAAAGCAACAGAGACAACAAAACAAAGCACTTTGA
- the LOC107395450 gene encoding zona pellucida sperm-binding protein 4-like has protein sequence MKSIKADVIVVVLVSLSLLVLKRAASGVSTQSRVTFHTTANNNTLICHDDFMSVYIPKEQFVSLPSTIFVKDDGRGYHQATAIAKLCRYFLKETRSFIILTVASSGCFVKTQKFGRSLAVAIVAPVEKGPPKIIQTINLICKREQTSSNLPKESRQVFCTKNGFNITIPRDATVPPLDLNTVWITYNQNQICLPQKRSNQAVIFSFSFSECGTQSMITGGNITYWVDIKAKHAQTGVIFRETPFHLNVRCSFALTQMTQLSFRVQQRESDPSLALKSKGTLRTAMRFAKESSYRSFYSSSNPPAVTELGQPVYVEVFVVKHEDEDLVLLLWDCWATPSENPHDPLRWNLLVKGCPFAGDDQGTVVLPVSSKEIPNPSLHKWFVVKMFSFVKSPTSENQIYFHCDIEICKGPRCMQTCSNEKPKLQRILPEMSQNILSSTVSKGPLLYLL, from the exons ATGAAAAGCATCAAAGCAGATGTAATAGTGGTGGTGCTCGTCTCTCTCTCGCTGCTTGTTCTGAAACGTGCGGCCTCGGGTGTATCAACACAAAGTCGTGTGACCTTTCACACCACTGCCAATAATAATACACTGATTTGTCATGATGACTTTATGTCTGTTTACATCCCAAAAGAACAATTTGTCAGTCTTCCATCCACCATTTTTGTTAAAG ATGATGGCCGTGGATACCATCAAGCTACAGCTATTGCAAAGCTTTGCCGCTACTTCCTCAAGGAAACTCGCTCTTTTATCATCTTAACAGTTGCTTCCTCCGGGTGTTTTGTCAAAACCCAA AAATTTGGGAGAAGTCTTGCAGTAGCCATTGTGGCACCTGTGGAAAAGGGCCCACCTAAAATCATTcagacaataaacctgatctgtaAAAGAG aACAGACCTCATCAAACCTCCCAAAAGAGTCGAGGCAGGTTTTCTGCACCAAGAATGGGTTCAACATCACCATCCCCAGGGACGCCACGGTCCCACCGCTCGACCTGAACACGGTCTGGATCACGTACAACCAAAACCAAATCTGTCTCCCTCAAAAAAGATCCAACCAGGCTGTCATCTTCAGCTTTTCTTTCTCTGAATGTGGGACCCAGTCAATG ATTACAGGTGGGAATATAACCTACTGGGTCGACATTAAGGCTAAACATGCTCAGACAGGGGTCATATTTCGGGAAACTCCATTCCA TCTGAATGTACGATGTAGCTTTGCTCTGACTCAAATGACTCAGCTGAGCTTCAGAGTTCAGCAAAGGGAGTCTGATCCCTCACTTGCGCTGAAAAGTAAAGGGACACTGAGGACTGCAATGAGGTTTGCTAAAG AGTCCTCTTACAGATCATTTTATTCCTCTAGCAACCCTCCAGCAGTAACTGAGCTAGGCCAGCCAGTGTATGTGGAGGTGTTTGTGGTGAAACATGAAGATGAGGACTTGGTGTTGCTACTGTGGGACTGCTGGGCTACACCGTCTGAAAACCCACATGACCCTCTGAGATGGAACTTGCTTGTTAAAGG GTGTCCATTTGCTGGTGACGACCAGGGAACCGTTGTGCTGCCGGTCTCCAGTAAGGAAATACCCAACCCATCCCTTCATAAATGGTTTGTAGTTAAGATGTTCTCTTTTGTGAAATCTCCAACATCTGAAAATCAG ATATACTTCCACTGTGATATAGAAATCTGTAAAGGACCAAGGTGCATGCAAACCTGCAGCAATG AAAAGCCTAAACTACAAAGGATCCTACCAGAGATGAGTCAAAACATTTTATCCAGCACAGTTTCAAAAGGACCTCTCCTGTATTTGCTGTAA
- the LOC107395451 gene encoding uncharacterized protein isoform X3 gives MWTLLLALWLVCVSSDGWRSNVDPIQMEDCEAQSLMAQLGSSVLLPCLFTTKGFDWVTWAHVHELDLDTVQDLVGLSTEGRVKFLDPRHGRVKTFPNQASVGNFSICIDELRESDFGFYICKKENKCVSVKLHADKGTLHANVWSLISICVGVAALILLCLFGYCCYESLRNKRSQDDANNTGPSAPPQEQGHEHHMGADDNSLVYENDDQYMVTRDPTRNQSAPAGILQHSSGAQSSQSNVGIYPNIEEFKFERVESQRTRRFHIELISRLRQASLSRHFYANQQEINKQQAMAPCSENQGARKAKNTVLASDGDYQNPIYNRSMDQLNRL, from the exons ATGTGGACGCTTCTTCTAGCCCTGTGGCTCGTGTGTGTCTCTTCAGATG GTTGGCGGTCCAATGTTGATCCAATCCAGATGGAGGACTGTGAAGCACAGTCACTCATGGCTCAGCTTGGCTCTTCTGTCTTATTACCATGTCTCTTTACAACGAAAGGCTTCGACTGGGTCACCTGGGCTCATGTGCATGAGCTGGACCTGGACACGGTCCAGGACCTGGTTGGTCTTTCAACTGAAGGGCGAGTTAAGTTCCTGGACCCCAGACATGGTCGAGTGAAAACCTTTCCTAACCAGGCCTCAGTGGGGAACTTCTCCATCTGCATCGATGAGCTGAGAGAGTCTGATTTTGGTTTTTACATCTGCAAGAAGGAGAATAAATGTGTCTCAGTGAAGCTGCATGCAGACAAAG GTACACTACATGCAAATGTGTGGTCGCTGATTTCCATCTGTGTTGGTGTGGCCGCGCTCATCCTGCTGTGTCTTTTTGGCTACTGCTGCTATGAAA GCCTGCGCAACAAAAGAAGTCAGGACGACGCAAACAACACTG GTCCCAGTGCTCCACCGCAGGAACAAGGTCATGAGCACCACATGG GGGCAGACGATAATAGTCTTGTTTATG AAAATGATGACCAGTACATGGTCACCAGGGACCCAACCAGAAACCAGTCTGCTCCAGCAGGAATTCTGCAGCATTCCAGTGGAGCTCAGTCCAGCCAAAGCAACGTCGGGATTTATCCAAACATAGAAGAATTCAAATTTGAAAGGGTGGAAAGTCAGAGAACAAGGAGATTCCATATAG AGCTCATTAGCAGGTTACGGCAAGCAAGTCTAAGTCGACATTTTTATG CCAACCAGCAAGAGATCAACAAGCAACAAGCCATGGCGCCCTGCTCAGAGAATCAAGGAG CCCGGAAAGCCAAAAACA CTGTTCTTGCCTCCGACGGCGACTACCAGAACCCCATTTACAACAGGAGCATGGACCAGCTCAACCGACTGTAG
- the LOC107395451 gene encoding uncharacterized protein isoform X1: MWTLLLALWLVCVSSDGWRSNVDPIQMEDCEAQSLMAQLGSSVLLPCLFTTKGFDWVTWAHVHELDLDTVQDLVGLSTEGRVKFLDPRHGRVKTFPNQASVGNFSICIDELRESDFGFYICKKENKCVSVKLHADKGTLHANVWSLISICVGVAALILLCLFGYCCYESLRNKRSQDDANNTAAPMAPCSSGPSAPPQEQGHEHHMGADDNSLVYENDDQYMVTRDPTRNQSAPAGILQHSSGAQSSQSNVGIYPNIEEFKFERVESQRTRRFHIELISRLRQASLSRHFYANQQEINKQQAMAPCSENQGARKAKNTVLASDGDYQNPIYNRSMDQLNRL; this comes from the exons ATGTGGACGCTTCTTCTAGCCCTGTGGCTCGTGTGTGTCTCTTCAGATG GTTGGCGGTCCAATGTTGATCCAATCCAGATGGAGGACTGTGAAGCACAGTCACTCATGGCTCAGCTTGGCTCTTCTGTCTTATTACCATGTCTCTTTACAACGAAAGGCTTCGACTGGGTCACCTGGGCTCATGTGCATGAGCTGGACCTGGACACGGTCCAGGACCTGGTTGGTCTTTCAACTGAAGGGCGAGTTAAGTTCCTGGACCCCAGACATGGTCGAGTGAAAACCTTTCCTAACCAGGCCTCAGTGGGGAACTTCTCCATCTGCATCGATGAGCTGAGAGAGTCTGATTTTGGTTTTTACATCTGCAAGAAGGAGAATAAATGTGTCTCAGTGAAGCTGCATGCAGACAAAG GTACACTACATGCAAATGTGTGGTCGCTGATTTCCATCTGTGTTGGTGTGGCCGCGCTCATCCTGCTGTGTCTTTTTGGCTACTGCTGCTATGAAA GCCTGCGCAACAAAAGAAGTCAGGACGACGCAAACAACACTG CTGCACCTATGGCACCATGCAGCTCCG GTCCCAGTGCTCCACCGCAGGAACAAGGTCATGAGCACCACATGG GGGCAGACGATAATAGTCTTGTTTATG AAAATGATGACCAGTACATGGTCACCAGGGACCCAACCAGAAACCAGTCTGCTCCAGCAGGAATTCTGCAGCATTCCAGTGGAGCTCAGTCCAGCCAAAGCAACGTCGGGATTTATCCAAACATAGAAGAATTCAAATTTGAAAGGGTGGAAAGTCAGAGAACAAGGAGATTCCATATAG AGCTCATTAGCAGGTTACGGCAAGCAAGTCTAAGTCGACATTTTTATG CCAACCAGCAAGAGATCAACAAGCAACAAGCCATGGCGCCCTGCTCAGAGAATCAAGGAG CCCGGAAAGCCAAAAACA CTGTTCTTGCCTCCGACGGCGACTACCAGAACCCCATTTACAACAGGAGCATGGACCAGCTCAACCGACTGTAG
- the LOC107395451 gene encoding uncharacterized protein isoform X5, translated as MWTLLLALWLVCVSSDGWRSNVDPIQMEDCEAQSLMAQLGSSVLLPCLFTTKGFDWVTWAHVHELDLDTVQDLVGLSTEGRVKFLDPRHGRVKTFPNQASVGNFSICIDELRESDFGFYICKKENKCVSVKLHADKGTLHANVWSLISICVGVAALILLCLFGYCCYESLRNKRSQDDANNTGPSAPPQEQGHEHHMGADDNSLVYENDDQYMVTRDPTRNQSAPAGILQHSSGAQSSQSNVGIYPNIEEFKFERVESQRTRRFHIELISRLRQASLSRHFYANQQEINKQQAMAPCSENQGAVLASDGDYQNPIYNRSMDQLNRL; from the exons ATGTGGACGCTTCTTCTAGCCCTGTGGCTCGTGTGTGTCTCTTCAGATG GTTGGCGGTCCAATGTTGATCCAATCCAGATGGAGGACTGTGAAGCACAGTCACTCATGGCTCAGCTTGGCTCTTCTGTCTTATTACCATGTCTCTTTACAACGAAAGGCTTCGACTGGGTCACCTGGGCTCATGTGCATGAGCTGGACCTGGACACGGTCCAGGACCTGGTTGGTCTTTCAACTGAAGGGCGAGTTAAGTTCCTGGACCCCAGACATGGTCGAGTGAAAACCTTTCCTAACCAGGCCTCAGTGGGGAACTTCTCCATCTGCATCGATGAGCTGAGAGAGTCTGATTTTGGTTTTTACATCTGCAAGAAGGAGAATAAATGTGTCTCAGTGAAGCTGCATGCAGACAAAG GTACACTACATGCAAATGTGTGGTCGCTGATTTCCATCTGTGTTGGTGTGGCCGCGCTCATCCTGCTGTGTCTTTTTGGCTACTGCTGCTATGAAA GCCTGCGCAACAAAAGAAGTCAGGACGACGCAAACAACACTG GTCCCAGTGCTCCACCGCAGGAACAAGGTCATGAGCACCACATGG GGGCAGACGATAATAGTCTTGTTTATG AAAATGATGACCAGTACATGGTCACCAGGGACCCAACCAGAAACCAGTCTGCTCCAGCAGGAATTCTGCAGCATTCCAGTGGAGCTCAGTCCAGCCAAAGCAACGTCGGGATTTATCCAAACATAGAAGAATTCAAATTTGAAAGGGTGGAAAGTCAGAGAACAAGGAGATTCCATATAG AGCTCATTAGCAGGTTACGGCAAGCAAGTCTAAGTCGACATTTTTATG CCAACCAGCAAGAGATCAACAAGCAACAAGCCATGGCGCCCTGCTCAGAGAATCAAGGAG CTGTTCTTGCCTCCGACGGCGACTACCAGAACCCCATTTACAACAGGAGCATGGACCAGCTCAACCGACTGTAG
- the LOC107395451 gene encoding uncharacterized protein isoform X6 has protein sequence MQQLSWRSNVDPIQMEDCEAQSLMAQLGSSVLLPCLFTTKGFDWVTWAHVHELDLDTVQDLVGLSTEGRVKFLDPRHGRVKTFPNQASVGNFSICIDELRESDFGFYICKKENKCVSVKLHADKGTLHANVWSLISICVGVAALILLCLFGYCCYESLRNKRSQDDANNTGPSAPPQEQGHEHHMGADDNSLVYENDDQYMVTRDPTRNQSAPAGILQHSSGAQSSQSNVGIYPNIEEFKFERVESQRTRRFHIELISRLRQASLSRHFYANQQEINKQQAMAPCSENQGARKAKNTVLASDGDYQNPIYNRSMDQLNRL, from the exons GTTGGCGGTCCAATGTTGATCCAATCCAGATGGAGGACTGTGAAGCACAGTCACTCATGGCTCAGCTTGGCTCTTCTGTCTTATTACCATGTCTCTTTACAACGAAAGGCTTCGACTGGGTCACCTGGGCTCATGTGCATGAGCTGGACCTGGACACGGTCCAGGACCTGGTTGGTCTTTCAACTGAAGGGCGAGTTAAGTTCCTGGACCCCAGACATGGTCGAGTGAAAACCTTTCCTAACCAGGCCTCAGTGGGGAACTTCTCCATCTGCATCGATGAGCTGAGAGAGTCTGATTTTGGTTTTTACATCTGCAAGAAGGAGAATAAATGTGTCTCAGTGAAGCTGCATGCAGACAAAG GTACACTACATGCAAATGTGTGGTCGCTGATTTCCATCTGTGTTGGTGTGGCCGCGCTCATCCTGCTGTGTCTTTTTGGCTACTGCTGCTATGAAA GCCTGCGCAACAAAAGAAGTCAGGACGACGCAAACAACACTG GTCCCAGTGCTCCACCGCAGGAACAAGGTCATGAGCACCACATGG GGGCAGACGATAATAGTCTTGTTTATG AAAATGATGACCAGTACATGGTCACCAGGGACCCAACCAGAAACCAGTCTGCTCCAGCAGGAATTCTGCAGCATTCCAGTGGAGCTCAGTCCAGCCAAAGCAACGTCGGGATTTATCCAAACATAGAAGAATTCAAATTTGAAAGGGTGGAAAGTCAGAGAACAAGGAGATTCCATATAG AGCTCATTAGCAGGTTACGGCAAGCAAGTCTAAGTCGACATTTTTATG CCAACCAGCAAGAGATCAACAAGCAACAAGCCATGGCGCCCTGCTCAGAGAATCAAGGAG CCCGGAAAGCCAAAAACA CTGTTCTTGCCTCCGACGGCGACTACCAGAACCCCATTTACAACAGGAGCATGGACCAGCTCAACCGACTGTAG
- the LOC107395451 gene encoding uncharacterized protein isoform X2 has product MWTLLLALWLVCVSSDGWRSNVDPIQMEDCEAQSLMAQLGSSVLLPCLFTTKGFDWVTWAHVHELDLDTVQDLVGLSTEGRVKFLDPRHGRVKTFPNQASVGNFSICIDELRESDFGFYICKKENKCVSVKLHADKGTLHANVWSLISICVGVAALILLCLFGYCCYESLRNKRSQDDANNTAAPMAPCSSGPSAPPQEQGHEHHMGADDNSLVYENDDQYMVTRDPTRNQSAPAGILQHSSGAQSSQSNVGIYPNIEEFKFERVESQRTRRFHIELISRLRQASLSRHFYANQQEINKQQAMAPCSENQGAVLASDGDYQNPIYNRSMDQLNRL; this is encoded by the exons ATGTGGACGCTTCTTCTAGCCCTGTGGCTCGTGTGTGTCTCTTCAGATG GTTGGCGGTCCAATGTTGATCCAATCCAGATGGAGGACTGTGAAGCACAGTCACTCATGGCTCAGCTTGGCTCTTCTGTCTTATTACCATGTCTCTTTACAACGAAAGGCTTCGACTGGGTCACCTGGGCTCATGTGCATGAGCTGGACCTGGACACGGTCCAGGACCTGGTTGGTCTTTCAACTGAAGGGCGAGTTAAGTTCCTGGACCCCAGACATGGTCGAGTGAAAACCTTTCCTAACCAGGCCTCAGTGGGGAACTTCTCCATCTGCATCGATGAGCTGAGAGAGTCTGATTTTGGTTTTTACATCTGCAAGAAGGAGAATAAATGTGTCTCAGTGAAGCTGCATGCAGACAAAG GTACACTACATGCAAATGTGTGGTCGCTGATTTCCATCTGTGTTGGTGTGGCCGCGCTCATCCTGCTGTGTCTTTTTGGCTACTGCTGCTATGAAA GCCTGCGCAACAAAAGAAGTCAGGACGACGCAAACAACACTG CTGCACCTATGGCACCATGCAGCTCCG GTCCCAGTGCTCCACCGCAGGAACAAGGTCATGAGCACCACATGG GGGCAGACGATAATAGTCTTGTTTATG AAAATGATGACCAGTACATGGTCACCAGGGACCCAACCAGAAACCAGTCTGCTCCAGCAGGAATTCTGCAGCATTCCAGTGGAGCTCAGTCCAGCCAAAGCAACGTCGGGATTTATCCAAACATAGAAGAATTCAAATTTGAAAGGGTGGAAAGTCAGAGAACAAGGAGATTCCATATAG AGCTCATTAGCAGGTTACGGCAAGCAAGTCTAAGTCGACATTTTTATG CCAACCAGCAAGAGATCAACAAGCAACAAGCCATGGCGCCCTGCTCAGAGAATCAAGGAG CTGTTCTTGCCTCCGACGGCGACTACCAGAACCCCATTTACAACAGGAGCATGGACCAGCTCAACCGACTGTAG
- the LOC107395451 gene encoding uncharacterized protein isoform X4: MQQLSWRSNVDPIQMEDCEAQSLMAQLGSSVLLPCLFTTKGFDWVTWAHVHELDLDTVQDLVGLSTEGRVKFLDPRHGRVKTFPNQASVGNFSICIDELRESDFGFYICKKENKCVSVKLHADKGTLHANVWSLISICVGVAALILLCLFGYCCYESLRNKRSQDDANNTAAPMAPCSSGPSAPPQEQGHEHHMGADDNSLVYENDDQYMVTRDPTRNQSAPAGILQHSSGAQSSQSNVGIYPNIEEFKFERVESQRTRRFHIELISRLRQASLSRHFYANQQEINKQQAMAPCSENQGARKAKNTVLASDGDYQNPIYNRSMDQLNRL, from the exons GTTGGCGGTCCAATGTTGATCCAATCCAGATGGAGGACTGTGAAGCACAGTCACTCATGGCTCAGCTTGGCTCTTCTGTCTTATTACCATGTCTCTTTACAACGAAAGGCTTCGACTGGGTCACCTGGGCTCATGTGCATGAGCTGGACCTGGACACGGTCCAGGACCTGGTTGGTCTTTCAACTGAAGGGCGAGTTAAGTTCCTGGACCCCAGACATGGTCGAGTGAAAACCTTTCCTAACCAGGCCTCAGTGGGGAACTTCTCCATCTGCATCGATGAGCTGAGAGAGTCTGATTTTGGTTTTTACATCTGCAAGAAGGAGAATAAATGTGTCTCAGTGAAGCTGCATGCAGACAAAG GTACACTACATGCAAATGTGTGGTCGCTGATTTCCATCTGTGTTGGTGTGGCCGCGCTCATCCTGCTGTGTCTTTTTGGCTACTGCTGCTATGAAA GCCTGCGCAACAAAAGAAGTCAGGACGACGCAAACAACACTG CTGCACCTATGGCACCATGCAGCTCCG GTCCCAGTGCTCCACCGCAGGAACAAGGTCATGAGCACCACATGG GGGCAGACGATAATAGTCTTGTTTATG AAAATGATGACCAGTACATGGTCACCAGGGACCCAACCAGAAACCAGTCTGCTCCAGCAGGAATTCTGCAGCATTCCAGTGGAGCTCAGTCCAGCCAAAGCAACGTCGGGATTTATCCAAACATAGAAGAATTCAAATTTGAAAGGGTGGAAAGTCAGAGAACAAGGAGATTCCATATAG AGCTCATTAGCAGGTTACGGCAAGCAAGTCTAAGTCGACATTTTTATG CCAACCAGCAAGAGATCAACAAGCAACAAGCCATGGCGCCCTGCTCAGAGAATCAAGGAG CCCGGAAAGCCAAAAACA CTGTTCTTGCCTCCGACGGCGACTACCAGAACCCCATTTACAACAGGAGCATGGACCAGCTCAACCGACTGTAG